In the Acidobacteriota bacterium genome, one interval contains:
- a CDS encoding cupin domain-containing protein produces the protein MKRLRKTIQEQRISGIRGGTGSAVRLDYLSPGDMEGADFVSVLTLDPGASVGEHLHPAEEELYLVLEGEGAGRLDGESFPVGPGDAYLCKAGHTHGLVNPGPRPLTFLAVLAKAKSKT, from the coding sequence GTGAAACGACTTCGAAAGACCATCCAAGAGCAGCGAATCTCCGGAATCCGTGGAGGGACAGGAAGCGCCGTGCGCCTCGATTACCTGTCGCCCGGGGACATGGAGGGCGCGGACTTCGTCAGCGTCCTCACCCTGGACCCCGGCGCTTCCGTAGGGGAACACCTCCACCCCGCCGAGGAGGAACTCTACCTCGTGCTCGAAGGGGAGGGCGCGGGGCGCTTGGACGGAGAATCTTTTCCCGTGGGCCCGGGAGACGCCTACCTCTGCAAGGCCGGCCACACCCACGGGCTCGTCAACCCGGGGCCCAGGCCCCTCACCTTCCTGGCCGTGCTCGCGAAGGCAAAGAGCAAGACGTGA
- a CDS encoding peptidase inhibitor family I36 protein gives MDGGRQAKLSWKKVAFLLGAAVGLGFALPAHTPTSNQLYVYEHINYGGAYIRWDGIRDISDLRSYNTGALGTPNWNDRISSFKVGSDLKVIFYEHINYKGASWTVTGPASIPSLVPNGWNDRASSLRTVPK, from the coding sequence ATGGACGGCGGGAGACAGGCCAAGTTGTCTTGGAAAAAGGTGGCGTTCCTCTTGGGCGCGGCCGTCGGTCTGGGGTTTGCCCTCCCGGCGCACACGCCGACGTCGAACCAGCTGTACGTCTACGAACACATCAACTACGGCGGAGCGTACATCCGGTGGGATGGGATCCGGGACATTTCGGACCTGCGCAGTTACAACACGGGCGCCCTTGGAACCCCCAATTGGAACGACCGCATCTCCTCCTTCAAGGTCGGAAGCGACTTGAAAGTGATCTTCTACGAACACATCAATTACAAAGGGGCCTCGTGGACGGTGACGGGGCCGGCCAGCATCCCCTCTCTCGTACCCAACGGGTGGAACGATCGGGCCTCATCCCTGCGGACCGTCCCGAAATAG
- a CDS encoding methyltransferase domain-containing protein: MKPLPPPSAFQFERTRPLRFSVYREARLATRRRLLEVGAGEGSVAAEMAARTGRTVIALDLQEASVASAEVRALRGDAVHLPFREGSFDALAFHFVLLWLRDPLRALKEARRILRPGGALLLLAEPDLAGREDSPDTGLGQALEGAVRRAGGHPDAGSRMEGWLNSAGFRPRLRVTPPEWLVLSDPRETLAEVEALRRSGILDEEEARLLAAREEEAFRSGVRRVRLPLTYGWAE; encoded by the coding sequence GTGAAGCCTCTTCCGCCGCCCTCCGCCTTTCAGTTCGAGCGAACAAGGCCCCTGCGTTTCTCCGTGTACCGCGAGGCCCGGCTGGCCACGCGCCGGCGGCTGCTCGAGGTGGGCGCGGGGGAGGGCTCCGTGGCCGCCGAAATGGCGGCGCGCACGGGCCGCACCGTGATCGCCCTGGACCTACAAGAGGCCTCGGTGGCTTCCGCCGAGGTCCGGGCCCTCCGGGGCGACGCCGTTCATCTCCCTTTTCGGGAGGGGAGCTTCGACGCCCTCGCCTTTCATTTCGTCCTGCTCTGGCTCCGGGATCCCCTGCGGGCGCTGAAGGAGGCCCGGAGGATCCTCCGTCCGGGCGGTGCCCTCCTCCTGCTGGCGGAACCCGACCTGGCCGGCCGGGAGGACAGCCCGGACACGGGACTCGGCCAGGCCCTGGAGGGCGCGGTGAGGCGGGCGGGCGGCCACCCCGATGCCGGTTCCCGGATGGAGGGATGGTTAAACTCCGCGGGTTTCCGGCCGCGACTGCGCGTGACGCCGCCCGAGTGGCTGGTCCTCTCGGATCCCCGCGAGACCCTCGCGGAGGTGGAGGCCCTGCGAAGGAGCGGGATTCTCGACGAAGAGGAGGCCCGCCTCCTGGCCGCCCGGGAGGAGGAGGCCTTCCGCTCGGGCGTGCGCCGGGTCCGCCTCCCCCTCACTTACGGTTGGGCGGAATAG